CCGGGGACGATCAGCCCGACCAGCGCTCCCGCCGTGGCCATCCGGTGGTCGGCGTAGGCGCCCCAGGCGGCCCCGTGCAGGCGGGCCGGGCGGATCTCCAGGCCGTCGTCGGTCTCGGTGACGTCGCCGCCGACCGCGGTGATCTCGTGGGCGAGCGCGGCGATCCGGTCGGTCTCGTGGCCCCGGATGTGCGCGACGCCGCGGATCCGGGAGGGCGTGGTGGCGAGTGCGGCGAGCGCGGCGACGGTGGGCGTCAGCTCGCTGGCGTCGTGCAGGTCGACGTCGACGCCGAGGAGGGTGTCCGGCCCGTGCACCGTCATCCCGTCCGGGCCCGGCTCGACCGTGCAGCCGGCCTGCGCGAGCACCGACAGGATCTCCGCGCCGGGCTGCGTGGAGCCATCGGGCCAGCCCGCGACGGTGACCGAGCCGCCCGTCAGCGCGGCGGCGGCGAGGAACACCGAGGCGTTGGACAGGTCGGGCTCGACGGCCCAGTCCCGCGCCGCGACCGGACCGGGCGACACGTGCCAGGTGTTCGGCTCGGAGTCGTCGACGTGCACCCCCGCGGCGCGCAGCATCTCCACCGTCATGTCGATGTGCGGCAACGACGGCACCGGCTTCCCGTCGTGGTGGACGGTGACGCCCTTGTCGTAGCGCGCCGCCGAGAGCAGCAGCCCGGACACGAACTGGCTCGACGCCGACGCGTCGATGACGACGTCGCCGCCGGGCAGCGCGCCGGTCCCGCGCAGGGTGAAGGGCAGCCCCTCCCCGTCGATCTCGGCGCCGAGCGCCCGCAGGGCGTCGAGGACGGTGCCCATCGGGCGCTCCCTGGCGCGCGGGTCGCCGTCGAAGGCGACGGGGCCGTCGGCGAGCGCAGCGGCGGGCGGGACGAAGCGCATGACGGTGCCGGCGAGCCCGCAGTCGACGGCGCCGCCGCCGCGCAGGCCGTCGTGCGCCGCGACGGCGACGTGCTCGCCGTCGACGGTGACGGGGACGCCGAGCGCGCGCAGGGCCCCGACCATCAGCGCCGTGTCGCGGGTGGCTGGCGCCCCGGAGACCGACGCCGGTCCGCCGGAGAGGGCGGCGAGCAGCAGCGCGCGGTTGGTCACCGACTTCGAGCCGGGCACGGACACCCGCCCGCGGACGGGGCCGGTGGCGACGGGGGCGGTCCAGGGGCTGGTCACGGTGCCCATGATCCCCCACTCCTTCCGGTCGGCGGGGTGTCGGGGTGGGGTGCCACGATGGACCCATGTGCGGCCGCTACGCCTCGATCAAGGCGCCCACCGACCTCGCCGACGAGTTCCGGGCCGTCGACGCCACGGACGGCGCCGCGGAGCCCGACTACAACGTCGCGCCCACCAAGAGCATCGTCACCGTCGTCCAGCGCCACCCGCGCGACGCCGACGGCACGCCCGACCCGGACGTCACCGAGCGCACGCTGCGGCTGGTGAAGTGGGGCCTGGTCCCGTCGTGGGCGAAGGACCCGAAGGCCGGCGCCCGCATGATCAACGCGCGGTCGGAGACGGCCGCGGAGAAGCCCGCGTTCAAGCGGGCGATGCACGCGCGGCGCTGCCTGATCCCCGCCGACGGCTGGTACGAGTGGCAGCGCGGCCCCGACCACAAGCAGCCCTACTACACCCGGTACGCCGACGGGTCGAGCCTGGCGATGGCCGGGATCTGGGAGTTCTGGAAGCCCAAGGAGGACCCGGAGAACGCCTACCCGGACGGCCTCGTCACCGCCTCGGTGCTCACGACGTCCGCCGTGGGGGACCTGGCCCAGGTGCACGACCGGATGCCGCTGCTGCTGCCGCCCGCGGCCTGGGACGCCTGGCTCGACCCCGACACGCGCGCCGACGACCAGTCGGTCACCGCCTGGCTCGCGCCCCCGTCCGACGAGCTGGTGGGCGCGCTGGAGCTGCGGCCGGTGTCGCCCCTGGTCAACAGCGTGCGCAACAACGGGCCCGAGCTGCTGGCCCCGTTCGAGGACGTCCCCGAGCCCCTGCAGCTCGACCTCCTCGCCGGCCCGAACCCGGCATGACCCCCGACCCCGGCACGGCCGAGGTCGACACCCCGCACGGCCCCGCCCGCATCACCCGGCACGACGCCGCCGGGCCCCGCGCGGTCCTGCTGCTCGGGCACGGCGCGGGCGGCGGGATCGCGGCCCCCGACCTCGTCGCGGCCACCGCCGCGGCCACGGCGTCCGGGGTGTCGGTCGTGCTCGTCGAGCAGCCCTACCGGGTGGCCGGGCGCCGCGCCCCCGCCCCGGCCGGGCAGCTGGACACCGCGTGGCTGGCGGTCGTGGAGCACGTCCGCGACGGCCTGCCGCTGCTGTTCGGGGGCCGGTCGTCGGGTGCGCGGGTGGCCTGCCGCACCGCGGGCGCCGGGGGAGCGGTGGGCGTGCTGTGCCTGGCGTTCCCCGTCGCCCCGCCGCGGACCCCGGAGAAGCACCGGCTCGCCGAGCTGGCCGCCCCCACCGTCCCGGTGCTGGTGGTGCAGGGCGGGCGCGACCCGTTCGGCGTCCCGGACCCGGCCCCGGGGCGCGAGGTGGTGGTGCTGCGCGGGGACCACGGCCTGAAGTCCGACCGGCCCGGCCTCGTCGCCGCGGTGACGACCTGGCTCGCGCGGTTCTGACCGCGCCTACGTCGCGATCGGGGCGAAGGCGGCGTCCGCGAGCCGGGCCAGGTCGGACGGCGCCAGCTCCATCTCCAGGCCCCGGCGCCCGGCGCTGCAGAACATCGTGTCCAGCGCCTGCGCCGAGGCGTCGATCACGGTCGGGAGGCGCTTGCGCTGGCCCAGCGGGGAGATGCCGCCCGCGACGTAGCCGGTGGCGCGCTCCGCGGCCGCGACCTCGGCCATCCGCGCCCGCTTCCCGCCGACCGCCGCGGCCAGGGCCTTGAGGTCGAGCGACGCCGAGACCGGGACGACCGCGACGGTGAGCCGCCCGTCGACGTCGGCGACGAGCGTCTTGAACACCCGCCCCGGATCCAGCCCCAGCTCCTCCGCGGCCTCGGGCCCGTAGGCCTGCCCGGACCCGTGCTCGTAGGAGTGCAGGACGTGCGCCACCCGGCCCTTCGCCAGCAGCGCCGTCGCGGGAGTTCCCTTGCCGGCCACGCCACTAGGGAATCACCCGGCGGGGGGCGGGTGTTGTACGGGCCGTGACGCACGCACTGATGGACTCCCCCCCGGTATCACCGGGCCGCTCCGCGGCGAGGCGCGTAGGCTCGTCCCGTCGTCCGGCCGCCACCACGGTGGCCGGCCCCGGGACCCGCGTGGTCCGGCGCGAGAGGAGCACGGTGGCCGGCAGCACGTCCGACCGAACCACACCGGTCGCCGACGCGGCC
This sequence is a window from Pseudonocardia petroleophila. Protein-coding genes within it:
- the aroA gene encoding 3-phosphoshikimate 1-carboxyvinyltransferase, coding for MTSPWTAPVATGPVRGRVSVPGSKSVTNRALLLAALSGGPASVSGAPATRDTALMVGALRALGVPVTVDGEHVAVAAHDGLRGGGAVDCGLAGTVMRFVPPAAALADGPVAFDGDPRARERPMGTVLDALRALGAEIDGEGLPFTLRGTGALPGGDVVIDASASSQFVSGLLLSAARYDKGVTVHHDGKPVPSLPHIDMTVEMLRAAGVHVDDSEPNTWHVSPGPVAARDWAVEPDLSNASVFLAAAALTGGSVTVAGWPDGSTQPGAEILSVLAQAGCTVEPGPDGMTVHGPDTLLGVDVDLHDASELTPTVAALAALATTPSRIRGVAHIRGHETDRIAALAHEITAVGGDVTETDDGLEIRPARLHGAAWGAYADHRMATAGALVGLIVPGVEIDDIGCTDKTIPDFPGRWTALLG
- a CDS encoding SOS response-associated peptidase, encoding MCGRYASIKAPTDLADEFRAVDATDGAAEPDYNVAPTKSIVTVVQRHPRDADGTPDPDVTERTLRLVKWGLVPSWAKDPKAGARMINARSETAAEKPAFKRAMHARRCLIPADGWYEWQRGPDHKQPYYTRYADGSSLAMAGIWEFWKPKEDPENAYPDGLVTASVLTTSAVGDLAQVHDRMPLLLPPAAWDAWLDPDTRADDQSVTAWLAPPSDELVGALELRPVSPLVNSVRNNGPELLAPFEDVPEPLQLDLLAGPNPA
- a CDS encoding alpha/beta hydrolase family protein, with protein sequence MTPDPGTAEVDTPHGPARITRHDAAGPRAVLLLGHGAGGGIAAPDLVAATAAATASGVSVVLVEQPYRVAGRRAPAPAGQLDTAWLAVVEHVRDGLPLLFGGRSSGARVACRTAGAGGAVGVLCLAFPVAPPRTPEKHRLAELAAPTVPVLVVQGGRDPFGVPDPAPGREVVVLRGDHGLKSDRPGLVAAVTTWLARF
- the ybaK gene encoding Cys-tRNA(Pro) deacylase — its product is MAGKGTPATALLAKGRVAHVLHSYEHGSGQAYGPEAAEELGLDPGRVFKTLVADVDGRLTVAVVPVSASLDLKALAAAVGGKRARMAEVAAAERATGYVAGGISPLGQRKRLPTVIDASAQALDTMFCSAGRRGLEMELAPSDLARLADAAFAPIAT